In the Pseudomonas sp. ADAK2 genome, one interval contains:
- a CDS encoding fatty acid cis/trans isomerase — protein sequence MSYRVVVSLLVLLSSWGAAGQSPEISYTRDIQPIFTEKCVACHACYDSACQLNLGSGEGAARGATKVPVYDGERSVAAAPTRLFYDAFGKLAWQHKDFYSVLDAQGSQAALMARMLELGHKTPLTPNAKLPEDIVLGLNRENMCAMPAEFDGYAGAHPKEGMPLAVTGLTDQQYQTLQRWLASGAPIDEQGLMPSAQEALQVVQWENLLNAPGSRGSLVGRWLFEHWFLAHIYFKDGEPGHFFQWVRSRTPTGQPIDLINTRRPNDDPGTQVYYRLWPVQGVIVQKTHITYPLSAAKLSRVKSLFFSGNWQVNALPGYGPERRANPFTTFEAIPAQARYQFMLDNAEYFVRTFIRGPVCRGQIATDVIRDHFWALFQAPEHDLYITDPNYRGQATPLLAMPGQNDDVGSVLSLWHDYRDKRNEYEALRRDSYADAPAPSWSTLWAGNDNALLSIFRHFDSASVNKGLIGDVPQTIWLFDYPLLERTYYQLAVNFDVFGNVSHQAQTRLYFDLIRNGAEQNFLRLMPADSRDDYLDDWYQSGGKFKMWLDYEAIDNDKPTALKLDEKDPKRDFAMQLLGRYGELNAKPDPINRCDGAYCSRPNIDPALQNAEQALSRLTSRPAAGLKVIDQLPEATMLRIETASGKREIYSLLRNRAHSNVAFLLGESLRYQPGLDTLTIYPGVLSSYPNFMFNIPAEQVPAFVDAMENAKDAHRFEKIVERWGIRRSHPQFWFYFHDLSTYVHETDPVEEGVLDMTFEDRQVSHL from the coding sequence ATGTCGTATCGCGTCGTCGTCAGCCTTTTAGTGCTGCTTTCAAGCTGGGGCGCCGCCGGGCAAAGTCCCGAAATCTCCTATACCCGTGACATTCAGCCGATCTTCACCGAAAAGTGTGTGGCCTGCCATGCCTGCTACGACTCCGCCTGTCAGCTCAACCTGGGCAGTGGCGAAGGGGCGGCTCGTGGCGCGACCAAAGTCCCGGTCTACGATGGCGAACGCAGCGTCGCCGCCGCACCGACCCGGCTGTTTTATGACGCCTTCGGCAAACTCGCCTGGCAGCACAAGGACTTCTATTCGGTGCTCGACGCCCAGGGCAGCCAGGCGGCGCTGATGGCGCGGATGCTGGAACTCGGCCACAAAACCCCGCTGACGCCTAACGCCAAGCTGCCGGAAGACATCGTGCTGGGCCTGAACCGGGAAAACATGTGCGCAATGCCGGCGGAATTCGACGGTTATGCCGGCGCCCATCCGAAAGAAGGCATGCCGCTGGCGGTGACCGGCTTGACCGATCAGCAATACCAGACCTTGCAACGCTGGCTCGCGTCCGGCGCACCGATTGACGAACAAGGTTTGATGCCTTCTGCGCAGGAAGCGTTGCAGGTGGTGCAGTGGGAAAACCTGCTCAACGCGCCGGGTTCTCGTGGCAGCCTGGTAGGGCGCTGGCTGTTCGAGCATTGGTTCCTGGCGCACATTTACTTCAAGGATGGCGAGCCGGGGCATTTCTTTCAGTGGGTGCGTTCGCGCACGCCGACTGGTCAGCCGATCGACCTGATCAATACTCGCCGTCCGAACGACGATCCAGGCACCCAGGTTTATTACCGGTTGTGGCCGGTGCAAGGGGTGATCGTGCAAAAAACGCACATCACCTATCCGCTGAGCGCGGCGAAGCTGTCCCGGGTCAAGAGCCTGTTCTTCAGCGGCAACTGGCAGGTCAACGCCTTGCCGGGTTACGGCCCCGAGCGTCGGGCCAATCCGTTCACCACGTTCGAGGCGATCCCGGCCCAGGCGCGCTATCAGTTCATGCTCGATAACGCCGAATACTTCGTCCGCACCTTTATTCGCGGCCCGGTGTGCCGGGGCCAGATTGCCACCGACGTGATCCGCGATCACTTTTGGGCGTTGTTCCAGGCGCCGGAGCACGACCTCTACATCACCGACCCGAACTACCGTGGCCAGGCCACGCCACTGTTGGCGATGCCAGGGCAGAACGACGATGTCGGCAGCGTCCTGAGCCTGTGGCACGACTACCGCGACAAGCGTAACGAGTACGAAGCCTTGCGCCGGGACAGCTACGCCGACGCGCCGGCCCCGAGTTGGTCGACGTTGTGGGCCGGGAATGACAACGCTTTGTTGAGCATTTTTCGGCACTTCGACAGCGCCTCGGTGAATAAAGGGCTGATCGGTGACGTGCCACAAACCATTTGGCTGTTCGATTACCCGCTGCTGGAACGTACGTATTACCAGTTGGCGGTCAACTTTGATGTGTTCGGCAACGTCTCCCACCAGGCCCAGACACGCCTGTACTTCGACCTGATCCGTAACGGCGCCGAGCAGAATTTCCTGCGCCTGATGCCGGCCGATTCCCGGGACGACTACCTCGATGATTGGTACCAGAGCGGTGGCAAGTTCAAGATGTGGCTGGATTACGAGGCCATCGACAACGACAAGCCGACCGCGCTGAAACTCGATGAAAAAGACCCGAAACGCGATTTTGCCATGCAGTTGCTGGGCCGTTACGGCGAGCTCAATGCCAAGCCCGATCCGATCAACCGCTGCGATGGCGCGTATTGCTCGCGGCCGAACATCGACCCGGCATTGCAGAACGCCGAACAGGCCCTGAGTCGTCTGACGTCGCGTCCGGCGGCGGGGTTGAAGGTGATCGATCAGTTGCCGGAAGCGACCATGCTGCGCATCGAAACCGCGAGCGGCAAACGCGAGATCTACAGCCTGTTGCGCAACCGTGCCCACAGCAACGTGGCGTTCCTGCTCGGCGAGTCCCTGCGTTATCAGCCAGGGCTCGACACCTTGACCATTTACCCGGGCGTGCTCAGCAGCTACCCGAACTTCATGTTCAATATCCCGGCCGAGCAAGTGCCGGCGTTTGTCGACGCGATGGAAAACGCCAAGGACGCCCATCGTTTCGAGAAAATTGTCGAGCGCTGGGGGATTCGGCGCAGTCATCCGCAGTTCTGGTTTTACTTCCACGACTTGAGCACCTACGTCCACGAAACCGACCCGGTGGAAGAGGGCGTGCTGGATATGACCTTTGAAGATCGCCAGGTGTCCCACCTGTAA
- a CDS encoding acyltransferase family protein produces MLISVQALRFIAAWAVVGHHFMQIFFDFQARGPVGQAFIDKGAVGVDVFFVISGLVIFLSTEGKSLPPARFLLYRLFRIVPAYWLYTVLMALVVVFARPVLPDQSVDWSHFLLSLLFIPTENPGGYGIYPTLNVGWTLNYEMLFYLLFGWALLFRLHFRLLIVAALLFAVCQAWTGYGWVSEFYRSDIVYEFLLGIAIGMVYRRGWIKPGLWLPLLGIVGALLAIYHLAPEPRFLAWGLPSAVLVMACISLERYVENNRVFELLGNCSYSVYLMHVLVLSAGGFIAQRYGVNPYAMFAVCAATIGLASWASYEWVEKRSYRWLKARIDGETVAQPVLALSRQKY; encoded by the coding sequence ATGTTGATTTCGGTACAAGCCCTGCGCTTCATCGCTGCCTGGGCGGTGGTCGGCCACCATTTCATGCAGATTTTCTTCGACTTCCAGGCCCGTGGGCCGGTGGGGCAGGCGTTTATCGACAAGGGTGCGGTGGGCGTTGATGTGTTCTTTGTTATCAGCGGCCTGGTGATCTTCCTGTCGACCGAGGGGAAATCGCTGCCACCCGCGCGGTTTCTGTTGTATCGGCTGTTCCGGATCGTCCCGGCTTACTGGCTGTACACCGTGCTCATGGCGCTGGTGGTGGTGTTTGCCCGGCCGGTATTGCCCGATCAGAGCGTGGATTGGTCGCATTTCCTGTTGTCGCTGTTGTTTATTCCTACGGAAAACCCCGGCGGTTATGGGATTTATCCGACCTTGAATGTCGGCTGGACGCTGAACTACGAAATGCTGTTTTACCTGCTGTTCGGCTGGGCGTTGCTGTTCCGGTTGCACTTCAGGTTATTGATCGTTGCGGCGCTGTTGTTCGCGGTGTGCCAGGCCTGGACCGGTTATGGCTGGGTCAGCGAGTTCTACCGTTCGGACATCGTCTATGAGTTCTTGCTCGGGATCGCCATCGGCATGGTTTATCGCCGGGGCTGGATCAAGCCGGGGTTATGGCTGCCGTTGCTGGGGATTGTCGGCGCGTTGCTGGCGATTTATCACCTGGCCCCGGAGCCTCGATTCCTGGCCTGGGGCCTGCCAAGCGCCGTGCTGGTGATGGCGTGCATCTCGCTGGAACGCTATGTCGAGAATAACCGGGTGTTCGAACTGCTCGGTAATTGTTCCTACTCGGTGTACCTGATGCACGTGCTGGTGCTGTCTGCCGGTGGGTTTATCGCACAGCGTTATGGCGTAAATCCCTACGCGATGTTCGCCGTTTGCGCGGCGACCATCGGCCTGGCGTCCTGGGCAAGTTACGAATGGGTGGAAAAACGCAGCTATCGGTGGCTTAAAGCGCGGATTGACGGCGAAACGGTTGCGCAACCGGTGCTGGCGCTTTCCCGACAAAAATACTAG
- the nfuA gene encoding Fe-S biogenesis protein NfuA: MTAITITDAAHDYLADLLSKQNTPGIGIRVFITQPGTQYAETCIAYCKPGEEKPEDTALGLKSFTAYIDSFSEAFLDDAVVDYATDRMGGQLTIKAPNAKVPMVNADSPVNERINYYLQTEINPGLASHGGQVSLIDVVEDGIAVLKFGGGCQGCGQADVTLREGIERTLLERIPELKGVRDVTDHTQKENAYY, encoded by the coding sequence ATGACCGCTATTACCATCACTGACGCCGCCCACGATTATCTGGCTGATCTGCTCTCCAAGCAGAACACCCCAGGCATCGGCATCCGCGTCTTCATCACCCAGCCTGGCACCCAGTACGCCGAAACCTGCATTGCCTACTGCAAGCCGGGCGAAGAAAAACCTGAAGACACCGCGCTGGGGCTCAAAAGCTTCACCGCGTACATCGATTCGTTCAGCGAAGCGTTCCTGGACGACGCGGTAGTCGACTACGCCACCGACCGCATGGGCGGTCAGCTGACCATCAAGGCGCCAAACGCCAAAGTACCGATGGTCAACGCCGACAGCCCGGTCAACGAGCGCATCAACTACTACCTGCAAACCGAGATCAACCCGGGGCTCGCGAGCCACGGCGGTCAGGTCAGCCTGATCGATGTGGTCGAAGACGGTATCGCCGTGCTCAAGTTCGGCGGCGGTTGCCAGGGCTGCGGCCAGGCCGACGTCACCTTGCGTGAAGGCATCGAGCGCACCTTGCTCGAGCGCATTCCCGAGCTCAAGGGTGTTCGCGACGTGACCGACCACACGCAGAAAGAAAACGCCTACTACTAA
- the cobM gene encoding precorrin-4 C(11)-methyltransferase, protein MTVYFIGAGPGDPELITVKGQRLIRSCPVIIYAGSLVPAAVLEGHQAETVVNSAELHLEQIIDLIKTAHAKGQDVARVHSGDPSLYGAIGEQIRYLRELGIAFEIIPGVTATAACAALLGAELTLPDISQSVILTRYADKTAMPAGEELGSLAQHGATMAIHLGVNHLQKILVELLPHYGADCPIAVIHRATWPDQDWVVGTLADIAEKVEAKGFRRTALILVGRVLGSDHFSESSLYRAGHAHLYRP, encoded by the coding sequence ATGACCGTCTACTTTATTGGCGCAGGTCCCGGCGACCCGGAACTGATCACCGTCAAAGGCCAGCGACTGATTCGCAGCTGTCCGGTGATCATCTACGCCGGCTCGCTGGTGCCCGCTGCTGTGCTGGAAGGCCATCAGGCAGAAACGGTGGTCAACAGCGCCGAGTTGCATCTGGAACAGATCATCGACCTGATCAAGACCGCCCACGCCAAGGGACAGGATGTGGCGCGGGTGCATTCGGGCGATCCCAGTTTGTATGGGGCGATTGGTGAGCAGATTCGTTATCTGCGCGAGCTCGGTATTGCGTTTGAAATCATCCCCGGTGTCACCGCTACGGCCGCGTGCGCGGCGCTACTGGGTGCCGAACTGACCCTGCCGGACATCTCGCAAAGCGTGATCCTGACCCGCTATGCCGACAAGACCGCGATGCCGGCCGGCGAGGAGCTGGGCAGCCTGGCCCAGCATGGGGCGACCATGGCGATTCATTTGGGGGTCAATCATCTGCAGAAGATCCTGGTGGAGTTGCTGCCGCATTACGGCGCGGATTGCCCGATCGCGGTGATTCACCGGGCGACGTGGCCGGATCAGGATTGGGTGGTGGGGACATTGGCGGATATCGCCGAGAAGGTTGAGGCCAAGGGGTTTCGGCGCACGGCGTTGATTCTGGTGGGTCGGGTGTTGGGGAGCGATCACTTTAGTGAGTCGTCCCTATACCGTGCCGGGCATGCGCATTTGTATCGTCCGTAA
- a CDS encoding cobalamin biosynthesis protein encodes MTDTSAAPTLVVGLGCQRGCPASTLRALLDQALQAHQIELHEIKALASIDLKRDEPGLIELAAQLGLQVMYFSSEQLAGYQPQLSHQSQIAFERTGCYGVAESAALALAEHLAQAPAKLLISRQKYAQATLALASAA; translated from the coding sequence ATGACCGATACCAGCGCAGCGCCGACGCTAGTGGTCGGCCTGGGCTGCCAGCGCGGCTGCCCCGCCAGCACGCTGCGGGCGCTGCTCGATCAGGCGCTGCAGGCGCATCAAATCGAACTTCATGAGATCAAGGCCCTGGCCAGTATCGACCTGAAGCGTGATGAGCCTGGCCTGATCGAGTTGGCCGCGCAACTTGGGCTGCAAGTGATGTATTTCAGCAGCGAGCAATTGGCCGGATATCAACCACAACTCAGCCACCAATCGCAGATCGCCTTCGAGCGCACCGGTTGCTACGGCGTTGCGGAAAGTGCCGCTCTGGCCCTGGCCGAACACCTGGCCCAGGCGCCGGCGAAGCTGCTGATTTCCCGACAGAAATACGCTCAGGCCACCCTCGCATTGGCCAGTGCTGCGTAA
- a CDS encoding CbtA family protein translates to MIKRIAQTAGFTGLLAALLLTLLQSFWVAPLILQAETYEKSEPTAVVAHEHTEGAMAAHTHDAEAWEPENGWQRVLSTTGGNLVVAVGFALMLAGLYTLRAPTKTAQGLLWGLAGYATFVLAPTLGLPPELPGTAAADLAQRQIWWIGTAASTAVGIALIVFSRHWLMKILGVAILAVPHVIGAPQPEVHSMLAPEALESQFKIASQLTNVVFWLALGLISAWLFRRKSDGQYHA, encoded by the coding sequence ATGATCAAGCGTATCGCGCAAACCGCAGGTTTCACCGGCCTGCTGGCCGCCCTGCTGCTGACCCTGCTGCAAAGTTTCTGGGTCGCCCCGCTGATTCTGCAGGCGGAAACCTATGAAAAATCCGAGCCTACCGCAGTGGTTGCTCACGAGCACACCGAAGGCGCCATGGCCGCCCACACCCACGACGCCGAAGCCTGGGAGCCGGAAAACGGTTGGCAGCGCGTGCTGTCCACCACCGGCGGTAACCTGGTGGTCGCGGTTGGTTTCGCGTTGATGCTCGCCGGTCTCTACACCCTGCGCGCGCCGACCAAAACCGCTCAGGGCCTGCTCTGGGGCCTGGCCGGTTACGCAACCTTCGTACTGGCGCCGACCCTCGGCCTACCGCCGGAACTGCCGGGCACTGCCGCCGCCGACCTGGCGCAACGGCAGATCTGGTGGATCGGCACTGCGGCTTCTACCGCTGTCGGCATCGCGCTGATCGTGTTCAGCCGTCACTGGCTGATGAAGATCCTCGGCGTGGCGATCCTCGCGGTTCCGCATGTCATTGGCGCACCGCAACCGGAAGTCCACTCGATGCTGGCGCCGGAAGCCCTGGAATCGCAGTTCAAAATCGCTTCGCAGCTGACCAACGTGGTGTTCTGGCTGGCCCTGGGCCTGATCAGCGCCTGGTTGTTCCGCCGCAAAAGCGACGGCCAATACCACGCATGA
- a CDS encoding CbtB domain-containing protein produces the protein MSIISSTDHSSTASTTTTLSQRLTAAVCASILGACLVYFAGFSHIEAVHNAAHDTRHSSAFPCH, from the coding sequence ATGTCGATCATCAGCAGCACCGACCACAGCAGCACCGCCAGCACCACCACGACCCTGAGCCAACGCCTGACCGCCGCCGTGTGCGCGTCGATCCTTGGCGCGTGCCTGGTGTATTTCGCCGGTTTCTCGCACATCGAAGCGGTGCACAACGCCGCCCACGATACCCGTCACAGCTCCGCGTTCCCGTGCCACTGA
- the cobW gene encoding cobalamin biosynthesis protein CobW, with translation MKTLAKLPVTIVTGFLGSGKTTLLRHMLDNAQGRRIAVIVNEFGELGIDGEILKQCSIGCTEEEANGRVYELANGCLCCTVQEEFFPVMRELVARRGDLDHILIETSGLALPKPLVQAFQWPEIRSACTVDAVITVVDSPAVAAGTFAAFPDQVDAQRKLDPNLDHESPLHELFADQLASADLVILNKADLISPEDLARVRLEVAEELPPAVKVIEASSGRVPLDVLIGLGAGSEEHIDSRHSHHDHHHGDGDDDHDHDAFDSISIELPQADESLLMDALTQLVVKHGILRVKGFAAIPNKPMRLLIQGVGTRFDKHFDRQWGAEEARTTRLVLIGQELDAAQLEAQLRAALSV, from the coding sequence ATGAAAACACTGGCCAAACTCCCCGTCACCATCGTTACCGGCTTCCTCGGCTCGGGCAAAACCACCTTGCTGCGGCACATGCTGGACAACGCCCAGGGCCGCCGCATCGCGGTGATCGTCAACGAGTTTGGCGAGCTGGGCATCGACGGCGAAATCCTCAAGCAGTGCTCCATCGGCTGCACCGAAGAAGAAGCCAACGGCCGCGTTTATGAACTGGCCAACGGCTGTCTGTGCTGCACTGTCCAGGAAGAATTCTTCCCCGTAATGCGCGAACTGGTCGCCCGTCGCGGCGACCTCGACCACATCCTCATCGAAACCTCGGGCCTGGCCCTGCCAAAACCCCTGGTGCAAGCCTTCCAGTGGCCGGAAATCCGCAGTGCCTGCACGGTTGACGCGGTGATCACCGTGGTCGACAGCCCGGCCGTCGCCGCCGGCACTTTCGCCGCGTTCCCGGATCAAGTCGATGCCCAGCGCAAACTCGACCCGAACCTCGATCACGAATCGCCGCTGCACGAACTGTTCGCCGACCAACTGGCCAGCGCCGACCTGGTCATCCTCAACAAGGCCGACCTGATCAGCCCGGAAGACCTGGCCCGCGTACGCCTGGAAGTCGCTGAAGAACTGCCGCCGGCGGTGAAAGTCATCGAAGCCAGCAGCGGTCGCGTGCCGCTGGACGTGCTGATTGGTCTGGGCGCCGGTTCCGAAGAACACATCGACAGCCGTCACAGCCATCACGATCACCACCACGGTGACGGTGATGACGACCACGATCATGACGCCTTCGACTCCATCTCCATCGAGCTGCCGCAAGCCGACGAAAGCCTGTTGATGGACGCCCTGACGCAACTGGTGGTCAAGCACGGCATCCTGCGGGTCAAAGGCTTCGCCGCGATTCCGAACAAACCGATGCGCCTGCTGATCCAGGGCGTGGGCACCCGTTTCGACAAGCACTTCGACCGTCAGTGGGGCGCCGAAGAAGCACGTACCACCCGTTTGGTGCTGATCGGCCAGGAACTGGACGCCGCGCAACTCGAAGCGCAATTGCGCGCCGCGCTCAGCGTTTAA
- the cobN gene encoding cobaltochelatase subunit CobN, whose product MHLLRTQPGGFVSDDNIADLGQTPAELVILCSGDSSLALLAEAAQQLPDNYPSVRLANPMQVQNHASVDLYVDEVLRHAKVILISLHGGIAYWRYGVERLVELSERGVQLILVPGDDRPDPELSDLSTVSAEDRDRLWQFLRQGGMGNALDFFRCLATRWLDRDYVWAEPQTLPRTAIYHPHNSPAELSDWQADWLADQPVAAVLFYRSHLQAANTGFIDVFCQRLQAAGLNPLPIAVASLKEPGCLTVVEDWLDEVEAAVILNTTGFAQSSPEAPHLRPFRRNIPVIQAICAQDNEPGWRASEQGLGPRDLAMHIALPELDGRIISRPISFKDLAWRSERSQSDVVCYRPQPERMDFVAELARRWIDLARVPNGEKRIALILANYPTRDGRIGNGVGLDTPAAALNILRALHQEGYPLPAELPDSGTALIQQLLGGVSNDLDTLDQRPCMQSLALDAYLLMFDALPEANRQAVLERWGPPQNDPMFRGGRMMIAGLRFGLTFVGIQPARGYQVDPSAVYHDPYLVPPHGYLAFYFWLRNTYGAHGVIHVGKHGNLEWLPGKGVGLSENCWPDALLGPLPNIYPFIVNDPGEGAQAKRRTQAVIIDHLMPPLTRAETYGPLRNLELLADEYYEAQLLDPRRARELQRDILQLVRDTHIDRELQLDEKLDSDADAAIWLPRLDTYLCDLKESQIRDGLHIFGESPTGRLRIDTLLALLRIPRGDGRGAQSSLLRALAKAFALGFDPLDCELAEPWIGARPDELEAVSDEVWRTAGDTRERLELFAAQLIEQALIAEVDQLSEPGWSEVKAIIDSLREVVAPRLDACGPAEMRGLLDALNGRFVPAGPSGAPSRGRLDVLPTGRNFYSVDVRNLPTTTAWRIGFQSANLILERHLQDHGDHLRQLGLSVWGTATMRTGGDDIAQAMALMGVRPVWATGSQRVDDFEILPISLLDRPRVDVTLRVSGFFRDAFANLIRLFDAAVQAVAALDEPDDLNPLAAKVRAEREALLASGLDEDAARRQAGWRIFGAKPGAYGAGVQGAIDGRLWQSREDLAEVYLNWGGYAYGGSDEGTAAREQFAQRLSQVQAVLQNQDNREHDVLDSNDYYQFQGGMLAAVETLSGEAAASYHGDHSQPDLPKIRTLKEELNRVIRSRAANPKWIDGVKRHGYKGAFELAATVDNLFAFDATTQLIDDHQYALLADAYLLDPATRDFVREHNPHALRDMTERMLEAQQRGMWQEPGEYREALENLLLDIEEDT is encoded by the coding sequence ATGCACCTGCTCAGGACCCAGCCCGGCGGTTTCGTGTCGGACGACAACATCGCCGACCTTGGACAAACCCCCGCCGAGCTGGTGATCCTGTGCAGTGGCGACTCCAGCCTCGCGTTGCTCGCCGAAGCCGCGCAGCAGTTGCCCGATAACTATCCGAGCGTGCGCCTCGCCAACCCGATGCAGGTGCAGAATCACGCGTCAGTGGATTTGTACGTCGATGAAGTGTTGCGTCACGCCAAGGTGATTCTGATCTCGCTGCACGGCGGTATCGCCTATTGGCGTTACGGCGTCGAGCGCTTGGTCGAGTTGTCCGAGCGCGGCGTGCAACTGATTCTGGTACCCGGCGATGACCGTCCGGACCCGGAGCTCAGCGACCTCAGCACCGTCAGCGCCGAAGATCGCGACCGGCTTTGGCAGTTTCTGCGCCAGGGCGGCATGGGCAATGCCCTGGACTTTTTCCGCTGTCTGGCCACGCGTTGGCTGGACCGCGACTACGTCTGGGCCGAGCCGCAAACCCTGCCGCGCACGGCGATTTACCACCCCCACAACAGCCCCGCTGAACTGAGCGATTGGCAAGCCGACTGGCTGGCCGATCAACCGGTGGCGGCGGTGCTGTTTTACCGCTCGCATTTGCAGGCGGCGAACACTGGTTTTATCGATGTTTTCTGCCAGCGCTTGCAAGCGGCGGGATTGAACCCGTTGCCGATCGCGGTGGCCAGTTTGAAAGAGCCGGGCTGCCTGACGGTGGTCGAGGATTGGCTCGATGAAGTGGAAGCGGCGGTGATTCTAAACACCACCGGTTTCGCCCAATCCAGCCCCGAAGCGCCGCACTTGCGGCCGTTTCGTCGCAACATTCCCGTCATTCAGGCGATTTGCGCCCAGGACAACGAACCCGGATGGCGCGCCAGCGAACAGGGCCTCGGCCCACGGGATCTGGCAATGCACATCGCGTTGCCGGAGCTCGACGGGCGCATCATCAGCCGACCGATCAGCTTCAAGGATCTGGCCTGGCGCAGCGAGCGCAGCCAGTCCGACGTGGTCTGCTACCGGCCGCAACCGGAACGCATGGACTTTGTTGCCGAACTGGCGCGGCGCTGGATCGATCTGGCGCGGGTGCCCAACGGCGAAAAACGCATCGCGCTGATCCTGGCCAACTACCCGACGCGTGATGGTCGTATCGGAAATGGTGTCGGCCTCGACACCCCGGCGGCGGCGCTGAACATCCTGCGTGCCTTGCATCAGGAAGGTTATCCGCTGCCCGCCGAGTTGCCGGACAGCGGCACCGCGTTGATCCAGCAGTTGCTCGGCGGCGTCAGCAATGACCTCGACACCCTCGACCAGCGTCCGTGCATGCAAAGCCTGGCGCTGGATGCTTACTTGCTGATGTTCGACGCGTTGCCCGAAGCCAACCGCCAAGCGGTGCTGGAACGCTGGGGCCCGCCGCAAAACGATCCGATGTTCCGTGGCGGGCGGATGATGATTGCCGGTCTGCGCTTCGGCCTGACGTTTGTCGGCATTCAACCGGCCCGGGGTTATCAGGTCGATCCGAGCGCGGTTTATCACGACCCGTACTTGGTGCCGCCCCACGGCTATCTGGCGTTTTACTTCTGGCTGCGCAACACCTACGGCGCCCACGGCGTGATCCACGTCGGCAAGCACGGCAACCTTGAGTGGCTGCCGGGCAAAGGCGTGGGGCTGTCAGAAAACTGCTGGCCGGACGCATTGCTCGGGCCGCTGCCGAACATCTACCCGTTTATCGTCAACGACCCGGGCGAGGGCGCCCAGGCCAAGCGCCGCACCCAGGCCGTGATCATCGACCACCTGATGCCGCCGCTGACCCGCGCTGAAACCTACGGTCCGCTGCGTAACCTGGAGTTGCTGGCGGACGAGTATTACGAAGCGCAACTGCTCGATCCACGGCGCGCCCGGGAGTTGCAGCGCGACATCTTGCAACTGGTGCGCGACACCCACATCGACCGCGAACTGCAACTGGACGAAAAACTCGACAGCGATGCGGATGCGGCGATCTGGCTGCCGCGTCTGGACACGTACCTGTGTGATTTGAAGGAATCGCAGATTCGCGATGGCCTGCATATTTTTGGCGAATCGCCGACCGGGCGCTTGCGCATTGATACGTTGCTGGCGTTGCTGCGGATTCCTCGGGGCGATGGGCGCGGCGCGCAGTCGAGTTTGTTGCGGGCGTTGGCCAAGGCCTTTGCGCTCGGGTTTGATCCGCTCGATTGTGAGTTGGCTGAGCCGTGGATCGGTGCGCGTCCTGACGAGTTGGAAGCGGTCAGTGATGAAGTCTGGCGTACGGCGGGGGATACCCGGGAGCGTCTGGAGTTATTCGCTGCGCAATTGATCGAGCAGGCGTTGATCGCCGAAGTCGACCAATTGAGCGAGCCAGGCTGGTCGGAGGTGAAAGCGATCATCGACAGTCTGCGTGAAGTCGTCGCCCCGCGCCTGGACGCCTGCGGCCCGGCAGAAATGCGCGGCTTGCTCGACGCCCTCAACGGCCGTTTCGTCCCCGCCGGCCCCAGCGGTGCGCCCAGTCGCGGTCGCCTCGACGTGCTGCCCACCGGGCGCAATTTCTATTCGGTGGACGTGCGCAACCTGCCGACCACGACCGCATGGCGTATCGGCTTCCAATCAGCCAACCTGATTCTCGAACGGCACTTGCAGGATCACGGCGACCACTTGCGTCAGCTCGGCCTGTCGGTGTGGGGCACGGCGACCATGCGCACCGGCGGCGACGACATCGCCCAGGCCATGGCGCTGATGGGCGTGCGTCCGGTTTGGGCCACGGGCAGTCAGCGGGTCGACGATTTCGAAATCCTGCCGATCAGTTTGCTCGACCGTCCGCGCGTGGACGTGACCTTGCGTGTGTCCGGGTTCTTCCGCGATGCCTTTGCCAACCTGATTCGTCTGTTTGACGCCGCCGTGCAAGCGGTCGCCGCGCTGGACGAACCGGATGATCTCAACCCGCTGGCGGCGAAGGTTCGCGCCGAGCGTGAGGCGTTGCTGGCAAGCGGTCTGGATGAAGATGCGGCGCGACGCCAGGCAGGCTGGCGGATTTTCGGGGCCAAGCCCGGTGCTTATGGCGCCGGCGTGCAGGGCGCCATCGACGGTCGCCTGTGGCAAAGTCGCGAGGACCTGGCCGAGGTGTACCTGAACTGGGGCGGCTACGCTTACGGCGGTTCCGACGAAGGCACCGCCGCCCGCGAACAATTCGCCCAGCGCCTGAGCCAGGTGCAAGCGGTGCTGCAGAATCAGGACAATCGCGAGCATGACGTGCTCGATTCCAACGATTACTACCAATTCCAGGGCGGCATGCTCGCCGCCGTGGAAACCCTAAGCGGTGAGGCGGCGGCCAGTTATCACGGTGATCACAGCCAACCGGACTTGCCGAAGATCCGCACGCTGAAGGAAGAGCTGAACCGGGTGATTCGCTCCCGGGCGGCGAATCCGAAGTGGATTGATGGGGTCAAGCGCCATGGCTATAAAGGTGCGTTTGAACTGGCGGCCACCGTTGATAACCTGTTTGCCTTCGACGCGACCACGCAGTTGATCGATGATCACCAGTACGCGTTGCTGGCGGATGCGTATCTACTAGACCCGGCGACGCGCGATTTTGTGCGCGAGCATAATCCACACGCCTTGCGTGATATGACCGAGCGGATGCTGGAGGCGCAGCAGCGCGGGATGTGGCAGGAGCCAGGCGAGTATCGCGAGGCGCTGGAGAATTTGTTGCTGGATATAGAAGAAGATACTTGA